In Janthinobacterium rivuli, a single genomic region encodes these proteins:
- the ccoN gene encoding cytochrome-c oxidase, cbb3-type subunit I, translating to MDQSLNYNYKIVKQFAVATVVWGIIGMLVGVIIAAQLAWPALNLDIPWLTYGRLRPLHTNAVIFAFGICGLFATSYYVVQRTCQVRLFSDKLAAFTFWGWQAVILCAVVTLPMGMTRGKEYAELEWPIAILIAIVWIAYAIVFFGTLIKRKVKHIYVANWFFGAYILAVTILHVVNGAVMPASFTKSYSAYAGVQDAMIQWWYGHNAVGFILTAGYLGMVYYFIPKQAERPVYSYRLSIVHFWALIFTYMWAGPHHLHYTALPDWTQSIGMVFSLVLLAPSWGGMINGIMTLSGAWHKLRTDPILKFMIVSLSFYGIATFEGPMMSIKTINSLSHYTDWTVAHVHAGALGWVGFITMGSIYYLLPRLAGRTQMHSTRLVDVHFWVATIGIVLYIAAMWIAGVMQGLMWRAVNPDGTLTYTFVESVKATYPYYVVRVAGGLLYLSGMCIMGYNTWMTLRGSKLPVARIPELNAAHA from the coding sequence GTGGATCAATCGCTGAACTATAACTACAAGATCGTGAAGCAATTCGCGGTCGCTACTGTGGTATGGGGCATCATCGGCATGCTGGTTGGCGTTATCATCGCCGCTCAGCTGGCCTGGCCTGCCCTGAACCTCGATATACCATGGCTGACATACGGACGCTTGCGTCCGCTGCACACGAATGCGGTGATTTTCGCCTTCGGCATCTGCGGCCTGTTCGCCACCTCGTACTACGTTGTCCAACGCACCTGCCAGGTGCGCCTGTTTTCCGACAAACTGGCCGCCTTCACGTTCTGGGGCTGGCAAGCGGTGATCCTGTGCGCCGTCGTCACCCTGCCCATGGGCATGACACGCGGCAAGGAATACGCGGAACTGGAATGGCCTATCGCCATCCTCATCGCCATCGTCTGGATCGCCTACGCCATCGTGTTCTTCGGCACCCTGATCAAGCGCAAGGTAAAACACATCTACGTGGCCAACTGGTTCTTCGGCGCCTACATCCTGGCCGTGACGATTTTGCACGTGGTCAATGGCGCCGTCATGCCAGCCTCGTTCACCAAGTCGTATTCCGCGTATGCGGGCGTGCAGGACGCCATGATCCAGTGGTGGTACGGCCATAACGCGGTGGGTTTCATCCTGACCGCCGGCTACCTGGGCATGGTTTACTACTTCATCCCGAAACAGGCCGAGCGCCCCGTGTACTCGTACCGTTTGTCGATCGTCCACTTCTGGGCGCTGATCTTCACCTACATGTGGGCGGGCCCGCATCACCTGCACTACACGGCATTGCCTGACTGGACGCAATCGATCGGCATGGTCTTCTCGCTGGTCCTGCTGGCACCAAGCTGGGGCGGCATGATCAACGGCATCATGACCCTGTCGGGCGCCTGGCACAAGCTGCGCACCGATCCGATCCTGAAATTCATGATCGTCTCGCTGTCGTTCTACGGCATCGCCACCTTCGAAGGTCCGATGATGTCGATCAAGACCATCAACTCGCTGTCGCACTACACCGACTGGACCGTTGCCCACGTGCATGCGGGCGCTCTGGGCTGGGTGGGCTTCATCACCATGGGTTCGATCTACTATCTGCTGCCACGCCTGGCGGGCCGCACGCAGATGCACAGCACGCGCCTGGTCGATGTGCACTTCTGGGTGGCCACCATCGGCATCGTGCTGTACATCGCCGCAATGTGGATCGCCGGCGTGATGCAGGGCCTGATGTGGCGCGCGGTCAATCCGGACGGCACCCTGACCTACACCTTTGTCGAGAGCGTGAAAGCGACGTATCCGTACTACGTGGTGCGCGTGGCCGGTGGCCTGCTGTACCTGTCGGGTATGTGCATCATGGGCTACAACACCTGGATGACCTTGCGCGGCAGCAAACTCCCCGTCGCCCGCATTCCGGAACTGAACGCGGCGCACGCCTGA
- the ccoO gene encoding cytochrome-c oxidase, cbb3-type subunit II produces MKFSHAWIERNPWLLIALVTVVISIGGAVEIVPLFFQKSTTEPVAGLKPYSPLRLAGRDIYVREGCYNCHSQMVRPLRAETERYGHYSVAGEFVYDHPFQWGSKRTGPDLARVGARYSDEWHRTHLNNPRDVVPESNMPSYPWLAKTKLVPDEIMPKMRALKRLGQPYSDEEIAAGPAQLQDKTEEDALVAYLQGLGTLIKTRN; encoded by the coding sequence ATGAAATTTTCACATGCATGGATTGAGAGAAACCCCTGGCTGCTGATCGCCCTGGTCACGGTGGTGATCAGCATCGGCGGCGCCGTCGAGATCGTTCCCCTGTTCTTCCAGAAGAGCACGACGGAGCCGGTCGCCGGCCTGAAGCCGTATTCGCCGCTGCGCCTGGCGGGCCGCGACATTTACGTGCGCGAAGGCTGCTACAACTGCCACTCGCAGATGGTGCGTCCGCTGCGCGCGGAAACGGAACGCTATGGCCACTATTCGGTCGCTGGCGAATTCGTCTACGACCATCCGTTCCAGTGGGGTTCCAAGCGCACGGGGCCCGACCTGGCCCGCGTGGGCGCGCGCTACAGCGACGAATGGCACCGCACGCACTTGAACAACCCGCGCGACGTGGTGCCCGAGTCGAACATGCCGTCCTACCCCTGGCTGGCGAAGACCAAGCTGGTGCCTGACGAAATCATGCCGAAGATGCGCGCCCTGAAACGCCTGGGCCAGCCGTACAGCGATGAAGAGATCGCCGCCGGCCCCGCGCAGCTGCAGGACAAGACGGAAGAAGACGCCCTGGTCGCCTATCTGCAAGGCCTCGGTACATTAATCAAAACAAGGAATTAG
- a CDS encoding cbb3-type cytochrome oxidase subunit 3 has protein sequence MAIENLFDSASSVMTVVSFTTFVGILWWTFSRSNSDFDAAARLPFADDALDYPAEAEMNLAKEHHHG, from the coding sequence ATGGCAATCGAAAACCTGTTTGACAGCGCCAGCAGCGTCATGACGGTGGTTTCCTTTACGACGTTCGTGGGCATCCTGTGGTGGACGTTCAGCCGCAGCAACAGCGACTTCGACGCGGCGGCACGCCTGCCGTTCGCCGATGACGCGCTCGACTATCCGGCCGAGGCCGAGATGAACCTGGCGAAGGAGCATCACCATGGCTGA
- the ccoP gene encoding cytochrome-c oxidase, cbb3-type subunit III yields MADFTNGFWNIYIVVLSLLGIIGCGVLLYSQSKIKVVEGAPADGTTGHVWDEDLKELNTPMPRWWMWLFYITIVFALAYLFLYPGLGTYAGSLGWKSTGQYEEELKKAEADYGPLFNKYLSQDIKTVAADPQAQAIGQRLFLTYCAQCHGSDARGNKGFPNLTDKDWLYGGEPDIIKTTILHGRNGQMPPMGAALGSEKDVENVAHYVLSLSGSTSDPVKSVLGKAKFGACMACHGADAKGNQMLGAPNLTDKTWLYGGSADTIMETVRKGRSNTMPAFSDFLGESKVHVLSAYVWSLSNPQAPAK; encoded by the coding sequence ATGGCTGACTTTACCAATGGCTTCTGGAATATCTACATCGTCGTGCTGTCCCTGCTGGGCATCATCGGCTGCGGCGTGCTGCTGTACTCGCAGTCGAAAATCAAAGTGGTCGAGGGCGCCCCTGCCGACGGCACCACGGGCCACGTCTGGGACGAGGACTTGAAGGAACTCAACACGCCGATGCCGCGCTGGTGGATGTGGTTGTTCTACATCACCATCGTCTTCGCGCTGGCGTATCTGTTCCTGTACCCGGGCCTGGGCACCTATGCCGGCAGCCTGGGCTGGAAATCGACGGGCCAGTACGAGGAAGAGCTGAAGAAGGCGGAAGCCGACTACGGTCCCCTGTTCAACAAGTACCTGAGCCAGGACATCAAGACGGTGGCCGCCGATCCGCAGGCGCAAGCCATCGGCCAGCGTCTGTTCCTGACCTACTGCGCGCAATGCCACGGTTCGGATGCGCGCGGCAACAAGGGCTTTCCCAACCTGACGGACAAGGACTGGCTGTATGGCGGCGAACCCGACATCATCAAGACCACCATCCTGCACGGCCGCAATGGGCAGATGCCACCGATGGGCGCCGCCCTGGGCTCCGAAAAGGATGTCGAGAACGTGGCCCATTATGTGCTGAGCCTGTCCGGTTCGACCTCGGATCCCGTCAAGTCGGTGCTGGGCAAGGCCAAGTTTGGCGCCTGCATGGCCTGTCATGGCGCCGATGCCAAGGGTAACCAGATGCTCGGCGCGCCGAACCTGACGGACAAGACCTGGCTGTACGGCGGCAGCGCCGACACCATCATGGAAACCGTACGCAAGGGACGCAGCAACACCATGCCTGCCTTCAGCGATTTCCTCGGCGAATCCAAGGTACACGTGCTGTCGGCGTATGTCTGGAGCCTGTCGAATCCGCAGGCACCCGCCAAGTAA
- the ccoG gene encoding cytochrome c oxidase accessory protein CcoG, producing MEPQVIKMYAAREQIYPREAKGRYATWRWVCVWLTQLAFYGLPWLTWNGRQALLFDLTTRKFYIFGVVLWPQDFIYLAALLIICAYLLFLVTAIAGRVWCGFSCPQTVYTEIFLWVERRIEGTRSARMALDKQGPSVRKAFKKTAKHLAWGAIALWTGFTFVGYFTPIKELAQSVTTLNFGPWEWFWVLFYSLATYGNAGWLREQVCKYMCPYARFQSAMFDQDTLIITYDAKRGEPRGAMSKKAGNNDKLGDCIDCTLCVQVCPTGIDIRNGLQYECIGCAACVDACNSVMDKVERPRGLIRYSTDHAMENNFNSKQIRQRAMRPRVLIYTSILALIIIAVCTSLALRTPLKMDVIRDRGSMGREVEDGMIENVYRLQIMNTSEQSQHFKISASGLPGLTLLTREEVTLQPTETLGWPIRLRVPHGVGEKGSNKIAIELQSLDNPSLHVRESAVFIVPR from the coding sequence ATGGAACCTCAAGTCATCAAGATGTATGCGGCCCGCGAGCAGATCTACCCTCGCGAGGCCAAAGGACGCTACGCTACCTGGCGATGGGTATGCGTATGGCTTACCCAGCTCGCGTTCTACGGCTTGCCGTGGTTGACCTGGAATGGCAGGCAAGCCCTGCTGTTCGATTTGACCACGCGCAAGTTCTACATTTTCGGCGTCGTGCTGTGGCCCCAGGATTTCATCTATCTGGCGGCCCTGCTGATCATCTGTGCGTATTTGTTGTTCCTCGTCACGGCCATTGCCGGGCGGGTGTGGTGCGGGTTCTCTTGCCCGCAAACGGTATACACGGAAATTTTCCTGTGGGTCGAACGCCGCATCGAGGGTACGCGCAGCGCGCGCATGGCCCTCGACAAGCAGGGCCCCTCCGTGCGCAAGGCGTTCAAGAAGACGGCCAAGCACCTGGCATGGGGCGCCATCGCCCTGTGGACGGGCTTTACCTTTGTCGGCTATTTCACGCCGATCAAGGAACTGGCGCAGTCGGTGACCACCCTGAACTTCGGTCCTTGGGAATGGTTCTGGGTCTTGTTCTACAGCCTGGCAACCTACGGCAACGCGGGCTGGCTGCGCGAGCAGGTGTGCAAATACATGTGCCCCTACGCGCGCTTTCAGAGCGCCATGTTCGACCAGGACACCTTGATCATCACCTACGATGCCAAGCGCGGCGAACCACGCGGCGCCATGAGCAAGAAGGCTGGCAACAACGACAAGCTGGGCGACTGCATCGATTGCACCCTGTGCGTGCAGGTGTGTCCGACCGGCATCGATATCCGCAACGGCCTGCAGTATGAATGCATCGGCTGCGCCGCCTGCGTCGATGCCTGCAACAGCGTGATGGACAAGGTCGAGCGGCCGCGTGGCCTGATACGCTACAGCACCGACCATGCGATGGAAAACAACTTCAATTCGAAGCAGATACGCCAGCGCGCCATGCGCCCACGCGTCCTGATCTACACTTCCATCCTGGCCCTGATCATCATCGCCGTATGTACCTCGCTGGCCCTGCGCACGCCCCTGAAAATGGACGTGATCCGCGACCGCGGTTCGATGGGACGCGAAGTGGAAGACGGCATGATCGAAAACGTCTACCGCCTGCAGATCATGAACACGTCCGAGCAAAGCCAGCATTTCAAGATCAGCGCTTCCGGCTTGCCGGGCCTGACCTTGCTGACGCGTGAAGAAGTGACCTTGCAGCCGACGGAAACGCTGGGCTGGCCGATCCGCCTGCGCGTGCCGCACGGCGTCGGCGAGAAGGGTTCGAACAAGATTGCGATCGAATTGCAATCGCTGGACAACCCCTCGCTGCATGTGCGCGAAAGCGCGGTATTCATCGTGCCGCGTTAA
- a CDS encoding FixH family protein: MSDSLKLQPPVAPWYKHRWPWLLMIGPGLSVVVGSFMGYIAFTQPDALVVGDYYKQGKAINQDLKRDTIASDLAMATSLSYDVASARLSGSVHSFGKAYQGPLQLHLAHATLPEKDIKLLVRPDAAGNFSVALPMLERSRWQVLVENDKREWRLSGIWTWPLQRSIALHADEEL, encoded by the coding sequence ATGTCCGACAGTCTGAAACTGCAGCCTCCCGTTGCACCGTGGTACAAGCATCGCTGGCCATGGCTGCTGATGATCGGTCCCGGCCTGTCCGTGGTCGTCGGCAGCTTCATGGGCTATATCGCGTTTACGCAGCCCGATGCGCTGGTGGTGGGCGACTATTACAAGCAGGGCAAGGCGATCAACCAGGATTTGAAGCGCGACACGATCGCCAGCGACCTGGCGATGGCTACCAGCTTGTCCTACGACGTGGCGTCAGCGCGCCTCAGTGGTTCCGTGCACAGCTTCGGCAAAGCTTACCAGGGTCCGCTGCAGCTGCACCTGGCGCATGCGACCCTGCCGGAAAAGGACATCAAGCTGCTGGTGCGGCCCGATGCGGCCGGCAATTTCTCGGTGGCGCTGCCGATGCTCGAGCGCAGCCGCTGGCAAGTGCTGGTGGAAAACGACAAACGCGAGTGGCGCCTGTCCGGCATCTGGACCTGGCCGCTGCAACGCAGCATCGCGCTGCACGCCGATGAAGAGCTGTAG
- the fnr gene encoding fumarate/nitrate reduction transcriptional regulator Fnr, whose translation MTEALLTPTLPTVNVEALRARCSTCSMHQLCLPMGLDMGDMDRLDQIIGRRRKIVRGASLFRIGDSFQNLYAIRLGHFKTYQINPGGEEQVTGFQMAGELLGMDAISADRHHCNAVALEDSEVCEIPFSSLEQLLGNMPTLLRHFHRMMSQEITREQSVMLLLGNMQATQRFAAFIVNLASRYEARGYSSSKFQLRMSREEIGNYLGLTIESVSRLLSKFKKEGWLRVSNREIEILQPAKLKAITAGTDVCK comes from the coding sequence ATGACTGAAGCGCTACTCACTCCAACCTTGCCTACAGTGAACGTGGAAGCGTTGCGTGCGCGATGCTCGACCTGCAGCATGCATCAATTGTGCCTGCCGATGGGCCTCGATATGGGCGACATGGACAGGCTGGACCAGATCATCGGCCGCCGCCGCAAGATCGTGCGCGGCGCCTCGCTGTTCCGCATCGGCGACTCGTTCCAGAACCTGTACGCGATCCGCCTGGGGCACTTCAAGACGTACCAGATCAATCCCGGTGGCGAAGAGCAGGTGACGGGCTTTCAGATGGCCGGCGAACTGCTGGGCATGGACGCCATCAGCGCCGACCGCCACCACTGTAATGCGGTGGCGCTGGAAGACAGCGAAGTGTGTGAAATCCCGTTTTCCAGCCTGGAACAATTGCTGGGCAATATGCCGACCCTGCTGCGCCATTTCCACCGCATGATGAGTCAGGAAATCACGCGCGAGCAAAGCGTCATGCTATTGCTGGGCAATATGCAGGCGACGCAGCGTTTTGCCGCCTTCATCGTCAACCTGGCGTCGCGCTATGAAGCGCGCGGCTATTCGAGCAGCAAATTCCAGCTGCGCATGTCGCGCGAGGAAATCGGCAACTACCTGGGCCTGACCATCGAAAGCGTCAGCCGCCTGCTGTCGAAGTTCAAGAAGGAAGGCTGGCTGCGCGTCTCGAACCGAGAAATTGAAATCTTGCAGCCGGCAAAATTGAAGGCCATCACGGCCGGTACCGACGTCTGCAAATAA
- a CDS encoding response regulator — translation MKPLGIKAKVALATSLTSIAMIALVTMIQVQHMRDDFTRVLLSQQSSLISRTAAELDDKLGMLLQIVTLTARQQPPELIARPAQLREYYSRRSMLVLFDDVLVLDAQGAVVADMPEVPGRAGINVAEREYFQTVLRTRQPMITEPMLGKSSGMPIVQMVAPVLTADGQVAGVVIGVLRLYKDNLLGRLRSEKVGKSGYYFILTRGAVPRYVLHPDTSRLLQPRQPNANLTTTQLLKEDGEGSMVSTNSRGITAVNSFKRLKSVNWLLASSLPVDDAFEPFDGVLYRLVLWSILASLLAAFVLGWVTVRLLSPLVRLRDTLLALRTSGSRFTPVPVQQRDEIGELTEAFNGLMSERDRLQQELEARAAELEQERDRAEAANRAKSDFVANMSHEIRTPLNAVLGMVYLLGNTRLDTEQRKYLTMVRVAGQSLLGILNDVLDYSKIEARRMELSPVEFDLDEVMNTLATTMTMNAGEKELELAIAVEPDVPRRLVGDAQRLQQILVNLAGNAIKFTESGEVVVAVSLAERESGRAWLRFEVRDTGIGMTELQQQQLFAAFSQGDQSITRRFGGTGLGLAISKQLIHMMGGDIAVASSEGKGSRFWFSVPFEMLAQPAETRRTPALGQLRLLVADDNRTTRELIVKLIEAWGWLADEVDSGFAAIELYRERLAQQQPYDVVLADWHMPVMDGLATAKAIRQAASGQRQPIVVMVNAFARNHLEEISSAAEADVVLMKPITGSSLFDALHQALIAKDDGGEQRILHQPLGTELAGVHFLLVEDNHLNQAVARGILEHMGATLDVVGDGLQAVERLRTEALRYDIVLMDMQMPVMDGFSATHIIRTELRLGLPVIAMTAGVLASERERCMTAGISDFIAKPVVVEEMMEVILRHLPKRPPVQTAEPVTVADEEVFSMAPLMRVMGRDAKGRGVLRRMVEDALNKGMTPVRDAETALQAGRHSDVARILHSVRGSVGTLGTKRLIRAAFATEEAIDAGRFDEVPALLAHTALELELVLAAAGDWLSRLKD, via the coding sequence ATGAAGCCTCTCGGCATCAAAGCAAAAGTCGCGCTGGCCACCAGCCTGACCTCGATCGCCATGATCGCGCTGGTCACCATGATCCAGGTGCAGCACATGCGCGACGACTTCACCCGAGTACTGCTGAGCCAGCAGTCATCCCTGATCAGCCGCACCGCTGCCGAGCTCGACGACAAGCTGGGCATGCTGCTGCAGATCGTCACCCTGACGGCCCGGCAGCAGCCGCCGGAACTGATCGCCCGGCCCGCCCAATTGCGCGAATACTATTCGCGCCGCTCGATGCTGGTGCTGTTCGACGACGTGCTGGTGCTCGACGCGCAAGGCGCCGTCGTGGCCGACATGCCGGAAGTGCCGGGGCGCGCCGGCATCAATGTTGCCGAGCGCGAGTATTTCCAGACCGTCCTGCGCACGCGCCAGCCCATGATCACCGAACCGATGCTGGGCAAGTCGAGCGGCATGCCCATCGTGCAGATGGTGGCGCCCGTGCTCACCGCCGATGGCCAGGTGGCCGGCGTGGTGATCGGCGTGCTGCGCCTGTACAAGGACAATCTGCTGGGGCGTTTGCGCTCGGAAAAGGTCGGCAAGAGCGGCTATTACTTCATCCTCACGCGCGGCGCCGTGCCGCGCTACGTGCTGCACCCCGATACCAGCCGTTTGCTGCAGCCGCGCCAGCCGAACGCCAATCTGACGACGACCCAGCTGCTGAAGGAAGATGGCGAAGGCAGCATGGTCAGCACCAACAGCCGCGGCATCACGGCCGTCAACAGCTTCAAGCGCCTGAAATCGGTGAACTGGCTGCTGGCCAGCTCGCTGCCCGTCGACGATGCCTTCGAACCATTCGATGGCGTGCTGTACCGGCTGGTGCTGTGGAGCATCCTTGCCTCGCTGCTGGCCGCCTTTGTTCTGGGCTGGGTCACCGTGCGCCTGCTGTCGCCGCTGGTGCGCCTGCGCGACACCCTGCTGGCCCTGCGCACCAGCGGCAGCCGTTTCACCCCCGTGCCGGTGCAGCAGCGCGACGAGATCGGCGAACTGACGGAAGCGTTCAACGGCCTGATGAGCGAACGCGACCGCCTGCAGCAGGAACTCGAAGCGCGCGCGGCGGAGCTGGAGCAGGAACGCGACCGGGCCGAGGCGGCCAACCGCGCGAAGAGCGATTTCGTGGCCAACATGAGCCATGAAATCCGCACGCCCCTCAATGCCGTGCTGGGCATGGTGTATTTGCTGGGCAATACCAGACTCGACACGGAACAGCGCAAGTATCTGACCATGGTCAGAGTGGCGGGCCAGTCGCTGCTGGGCATCCTCAACGACGTGCTCGACTATTCGAAGATCGAGGCGCGCCGCATGGAATTGTCGCCCGTCGAATTCGACCTCGACGAAGTCATGAATACCCTGGCCACGACGATGACGATGAATGCGGGCGAAAAGGAACTGGAACTGGCCATCGCCGTCGAACCCGACGTGCCGCGGCGCCTGGTGGGCGACGCCCAGCGCCTGCAGCAAATCCTCGTCAACCTGGCCGGCAACGCCATCAAATTTACCGAGAGCGGCGAAGTGGTGGTGGCCGTCAGCCTGGCCGAGAGAGAGAGCGGCCGCGCCTGGCTGCGCTTCGAAGTGCGCGACACGGGCATCGGCATGACGGAACTGCAGCAACAGCAGCTGTTCGCCGCGTTTTCGCAGGGCGACCAGAGCATCACGCGGCGCTTCGGCGGCACGGGCCTGGGCCTGGCCATCAGCAAGCAGCTGATCCACATGATGGGCGGCGACATCGCCGTCGCCAGCAGCGAAGGCAAGGGCAGCCGCTTCTGGTTTAGCGTGCCCTTCGAGATGCTGGCGCAGCCGGCGGAAACGCGGCGCACGCCGGCGCTGGGACAGCTGCGCCTGCTGGTGGCCGACGACAACCGCACCACGCGCGAACTGATCGTCAAGCTGATCGAGGCGTGGGGCTGGCTGGCCGACGAAGTGGACTCCGGCTTTGCCGCCATCGAACTGTACCGCGAACGCCTGGCCCAGCAGCAACCGTACGACGTGGTGCTGGCCGACTGGCACATGCCCGTCATGGACGGTCTGGCCACGGCCAAGGCCATCCGCCAGGCGGCCAGCGGCCAGCGCCAGCCCATCGTGGTGATGGTCAACGCCTTCGCCCGCAACCACCTGGAGGAAATCTCCAGCGCGGCCGAGGCCGACGTCGTGCTGATGAAGCCGATCACGGGATCGAGCCTGTTCGACGCCCTGCACCAGGCGCTGATTGCCAAGGACGACGGCGGCGAACAGCGCATCCTGCACCAGCCGCTGGGCACGGAACTGGCCGGCGTGCATTTCCTGCTGGTGGAAGACAATCATTTGAACCAGGCCGTGGCGCGCGGCATCCTCGAACACATGGGCGCCACCCTGGACGTGGTGGGCGACGGCTTGCAAGCCGTGGAACGGCTGCGCACGGAAGCGCTGCGCTACGACATCGTGCTGATGGACATGCAGATGCCCGTCATGGACGGTTTCAGCGCCACCCACATCATCCGCACGGAACTGCGCTTGGGCCTGCCCGTGATCGCCATGACGGCCGGCGTGCTGGCGTCCGAGCGCGAGCGTTGCATGACGGCCGGCATCAGCGATTTCATCGCCAAGCCCGTCGTGGTGGAAGAGATGATGGAAGTCATCCTGCGCCACCTGCCCAAGCGCCCGCCAGTGCAGACGGCCGAGCCGGTGACAGTTGCCGATGAGGAAGTGTTTTCCATGGCGCCGCTGATGCGCGTGATGGGGCGCGACGCGAAGGGGCGCGGCGTGCTGCGGCGCATGGTCGAAGACGCGCTGAACAAGGGCATGACGCCCGTGCGCGACGCCGAAACCGCGTTGCAGGCTGGCCGCCACAGCGACGTGGCGCGCATCCTGCACAGCGTGCGCGGCTCCGTCGGCACCCTGGGCACGAAACGCCTGATCCGCGCCGCGTTCGCCACCGAGGAAGCCATCGATGCGGGACGCTTTGATGAGGTGCCGGCGCTGCTGGCGCACACGGCGCTGGAGCTGGAACTGGTGCTGGCGGCGGCGGGGGATTGGTTGTCGAGGCTAAAAGATTAA
- a CDS encoding TOBE domain-containing protein: MTVGGENLGGAGRVELLGAIAECGSITQAAKLVKMSYKAAWDAIDAMNNLAGEPLVERLTGGKGGGGTRLTPRGRQLVDNFRIIEREHARYLRQLGSQAEGIADDLLLIRRMAMKTTARNQFLGKVAELKQGAVNDEVTLELPGGQHIVAIVTQGSSASLGLVPGAEAFALIKASSIILVTDSEGARFSARNQLAGTVTRVQTGAVNTEVVLDLPRGGTIAAIITNQSSTDLGIALGSSVTAMFKASSVILGVPA; this comes from the coding sequence ATGACGGTGGGCGGAGAAAACCTGGGCGGCGCCGGCAGGGTGGAATTGCTGGGCGCCATCGCCGAATGCGGCTCCATCACGCAGGCGGCCAAGCTCGTCAAGATGAGCTACAAGGCGGCCTGGGATGCCATCGACGCGATGAACAACCTGGCCGGCGAACCGCTGGTCGAGCGCCTGACGGGCGGCAAGGGCGGCGGCGGCACGCGGCTCACGCCACGGGGACGCCAGCTGGTCGACAATTTCCGCATCATCGAGCGCGAGCATGCGCGCTACCTGCGCCAGTTGGGCAGCCAGGCCGAAGGCATCGCCGACGATCTTTTACTCATACGGAGAATGGCCATGAAAACGACGGCGCGCAATCAATTCCTGGGCAAGGTGGCCGAACTGAAACAGGGCGCCGTCAACGACGAAGTCACCCTGGAATTACCGGGCGGACAGCACATCGTGGCCATCGTCACGCAGGGCAGCAGCGCCAGCCTGGGCCTGGTGCCGGGCGCGGAAGCGTTCGCGCTGATCAAGGCTTCGTCCATCATCCTCGTGACCGACAGCGAAGGCGCGCGCTTTTCCGCGCGCAACCAGCTGGCCGGCACGGTGACGCGCGTGCAGACGGGCGCCGTCAATACGGAAGTGGTGCTGGACCTGCCGCGCGGCGGCACGATTGCCGCCATCATCACGAATCAGAGCAGTACCGACCTGGGCATCGCGCTTGGCAGCAGCGTGACGGCGATGTTCAAGGCGTCGAGCGTGATTCTGGGCGTACCCGCATAA
- a CDS encoding sulfate/molybdate ABC transporter ATP-binding protein — translation MTTMQLDLDLRATLRSGKRRFDLQVRCTSGSQRIAMYGPSGAGKSMTLKAIAGLFTPDAGHIRLNGRTLFDSAAGINLPPQQRNVAYLFQDYALFPHLTVRQNVGFGLARGWFNPRAREKLQKVEHWLDAFHLQELAHQFPDELSGGQRQRVALARALVAEPSALLLDEPFAALDPALRVKMRLELSQWQQRLDVPMILITHDPEDARILGEHVLYLRDGQIDNREDHMALGERIG, via the coding sequence ATGACCACTATGCAACTCGACCTCGACCTCCGCGCCACCTTGCGCTCCGGCAAACGCCGTTTCGACCTGCAGGTGCGATGCACCTCCGGCAGCCAGCGCATCGCCATGTATGGCCCGTCCGGCGCCGGCAAGAGCATGACCCTGAAAGCCATTGCCGGACTCTTCACGCCTGATGCAGGCCATATCCGCCTGAACGGGCGCACCCTGTTCGATTCGGCCGCCGGCATCAATCTGCCGCCGCAGCAGCGCAATGTCGCCTACCTGTTCCAGGATTACGCGCTGTTCCCGCATCTGACGGTGCGCCAGAACGTGGGCTTCGGCCTGGCGCGCGGCTGGTTCAACCCGCGCGCGCGCGAAAAATTGCAGAAAGTCGAGCATTGGCTCGATGCCTTCCACTTGCAGGAACTGGCGCATCAGTTCCCCGACGAGTTGTCCGGAGGCCAGCGCCAGCGGGTGGCGCTGGCGAGGGCGCTCGTGGCCGAGCCGAGCGCGCTGCTGCTCGACGAGCCGTTTGCCGCCCTCGATCCGGCCCTGCGTGTCAAAATGCGCCTGGAGCTGAGCCAGTGGCAGCAGCGTCTGGACGTGCCCATGATCCTGATCACGCACGATCCGGAAGATGCGCGCATCCTGGGCGAGCACGTGCTGTACTTGCGCGACGGACAGATCGATAACAGGGAAGACCACATGGCATTGGGTGAACGCATTGGATAA